Within the Metasolibacillus fluoroglycofenilyticus genome, the region ACTCGCTTCGATTAATTCTTGAATACGCTGCTGTGCTGAAATGCGCTCTCCAGTTAATGGGTTAGCCATATGGTCACCTAGAGAATAAAGTCCAAATTCTATCCCTTTAGTTGGGTCGATGCGGTAATTTTGCATAATTATTCGTCTCCTTCGATTGGCTTTAAGTGCGCTTCAATTTCTGTACGACGCCCTTCTAAAAATGGTGGCAAATCTAATTTTTCGCCTAGTGTTGCTATATCTCCGTCAATTGTAAAGCCTGGGCCGTCAGTTGCAATTTCGAAAAGAATACCATTTGACTCGCGGAAATATAAGCTTTCAAAATAATAACGGTCGATAATGCCTGATGTGGGAAAGCCGAGCTCTTTAACACGCTCATCCCAATAAGCGAGCTCTTCATGATTGCGCACGCGAATGGCTAAATGATGAATGCTGCCACGACCGGGCTTTTCACTAGGACCATCCAGCTCTTTAATGACGATTTCACCAAAGGCTTGCCCTTTAATTGATTGAAAAACTGCTTCATCTTCTGTGCAACTTATTTCTTTGTAATTAAGCATTTGCAATGTGCTTGCGATTTTATCAAGGCGTTTCACTGTTATTTCTACAGTACCCATACCTAAAATTTGATGCTCTGCAGGGACAGGCGATTTAGCCCATGTTTGCCAGTAATCAATCACTTCGCCATTTGCGGCAAGGAGTACTATGCGTAAACCTTCCTCGTCCTCAAAATGGAGGGCAGGGCGGTTGGCATATGTCGTAATTTCACCATGTTTTACATTGTAGTTCGCCAAGCGTTGTTGCCAATAAACTAAGCTGTCTTCTGTAGGGACAAGTAAACCAATTTGTGTGATAGCATTTGTGCCACGGTGTGTTCGTCCAATAAAAGGCATTTCAAAAAATGATAATTCTGTACCTGGGCTACCTGTTGTGTCCCCATAAAAGAGATGGTACATCGATGGGTCATCTTGATTCACAGTTAGTTTTACACGACGCAACCCT harbors:
- a CDS encoding ring-cleaving dioxygenase encodes the protein MYTIPGHHHISMLTKDAKQNNHFYRHILGLRRVKLTVNQDDPSMYHLFYGDTTGSPGTELSFFEMPFIGRTHRGTNAITQIGLLVPTEDSLVYWQQRLANYNVKHGEITTYANRPALHFEDEEGLRIVLLAANGEVIDYWQTWAKSPVPAEHQILGMGTVEITVKRLDKIASTLQMLNYKEISCTEDEAVFQSIKGQAFGEIVIKELDGPSEKPGRGSIHHLAIRVRNHEELAYWDERVKELGFPTSGIIDRYYFESLYFRESNGILFEIATDGPGFTIDGDIATLGEKLDLPPFLEGRRTEIEAHLKPIEGDE